One Thermococcus sp. DNA segment encodes these proteins:
- a CDS encoding indolepyruvate oxidoreductase subunit beta, translating to MKPVNEYNIVITGVGGQGVLTAANILGWAALHAGYKVRMGEVHGMSQRFGSVVSYVRFGDEVYGSMVPEGRGDVILSFEPVEALRYINHLRRGGMIVTNTKSIVPVQVSMGKARYPELDEIKKIVEDDFRAKWIGFNAEELAIKAGHVITTNTVLIGALTQIPEFPLDAEHVREVIRLNVPPKAVDVNMKAFDLGIEAAKEILGL from the coding sequence TACGGGTGTTGGCGGTCAGGGTGTTCTCACCGCGGCGAATATACTCGGTTGGGCCGCCCTTCATGCAGGCTACAAGGTTAGGATGGGTGAGGTTCACGGGATGAGCCAGCGATTTGGAAGCGTCGTCTCGTACGTCCGCTTCGGCGACGAGGTCTACGGTTCGATGGTCCCGGAAGGAAGGGGTGATGTTATCCTCAGCTTTGAGCCGGTCGAGGCACTCCGTTACATCAACCACCTCAGAAGGGGGGGGATGATCGTTACCAACACCAAGTCCATCGTCCCCGTCCAGGTCTCGATGGGTAAGGCCCGCTATCCAGAACTCGACGAGATAAAGAAGATAGTGGAAGACGACTTTAGGGCCAAGTGGATCGGCTTCAACGCGGAGGAACTGGCCATCAAAGCGGGGCACGTCATCACAACCAACACCGTCCTCATAGGGGCACTCACCCAGATCCCCGAGTTCCCGCTCGACGCAGAACATGTCAGGGAGGTCATAAGGCTCAACGTCCCGCCGAAGGCCGTTGACGTGAACATGAAAGCCTTTGACCTCGGAATCGAGGCCGCGAAGGAGATTCTGGGGCTTTGA